From Thermoflavifilum aggregans, a single genomic window includes:
- a CDS encoding DUF5606 family protein — protein sequence MAYKDIVSISGLPGLYEMVSSKAEGGIVRSLEDRTTRFVSARQHRFTPIETIEVFTTGANVPLQDVFKAMQQHEDKHPVPDGSKTDEKSLRNYFDQVFPELDDDRVYFSDLKKMVRWYAQLKAHGLLQFDTEPAQAEAAQEAELAPAAEQPEPTAEEEKTPRKTSRSRKKKES from the coding sequence ATGGCATACAAGGATATTGTTTCCATCAGTGGCCTGCCCGGTTTGTATGAAATGGTTTCCAGCAAGGCAGAAGGTGGTATTGTGCGTTCCCTGGAAGATCGTACTACCCGTTTTGTGTCGGCGCGACAGCACCGGTTCACGCCCATTGAAACCATTGAAGTTTTTACGACAGGTGCGAATGTGCCCCTGCAGGATGTGTTCAAGGCCATGCAGCAGCATGAAGACAAACATCCGGTACCGGACGGATCGAAGACGGATGAAAAATCCCTTCGCAACTATTTTGATCAGGTTTTCCCCGAGCTAGATGACGATCGGGTGTATTTCAGTGACTTGAAAAAAATGGTGCGCTGGTATGCCCAGTTGAAAGCCCATGGCCTGCTGCAGTTTGATACGGAACCTGCTCAGGCAGAAGCTGCACAGGAAGCTGAACTGGCTCCGGCTGCTGAACAGCCGGAACCCACCGCTGAAGAAGAAAAAACTCCACGCAAAACTTCCCGTTCCCGCAAGAAAAAAGAATCCTGA
- the uvrB gene encoding excinuclease ABC subunit UvrB, with amino-acid sequence MPFKLVSLYPPAGDQPEAIAQLTEGILRGEKFQTLLGVTGSGKTFTIANVIQNVQKPTLVLTHNKTLVAQLYGEFRQFFPENAVEYFVSYYDYYQPEAYIPVTDTYIEKDLSINEELDKLRLKATSSLLSGRRDIIVVASVSCIYGIGNPAEYERSITRIHRGQQISRSAFLRSLVEALYNRTTADFTRGSFRVKGDTIEVYPPYADFGLRIIFFGDEIESIEQFDLQTGKRLLEMEDAAIFPANLYLAPRDQFQQILQEIQDELAAQVDYFRSQGKYLEAQRLQERVNYDLEMIRELGYCNGIENYSRFFDRRAPGTRPFCLLDYFPKDYLMVIDESHVTIPQVAGMYGGDRSRKLTLVEYGFRLPSALDNRPLNFQEFESLLNQVIFMSATPGEYELEKCEGVVVEQVVRPTGLLDPPIEVRPSQNQIDELLDEIDKRVKKGERVLVATLSKRMAEELDTYLKRLQIRSKYIHSEIDTLERVEILRELRLGKVDVIVGVNLLREGLDLPEVSLVAILDADKEGFLRNQTSLTQTAGRAARNVNGLVIFYADTITESMQKTIDETNRRREKQIRYNQQHGITPRGIQKSVRQILEQTSVLDIREGEMPADTDSPEQLPLQAVAEPEAEYLSPAELEKRIRTLKKAMEKAARELDFMEAARLRDQLFALQQKQNARK; translated from the coding sequence ATGCCATTCAAACTGGTATCCCTGTATCCGCCAGCCGGTGATCAGCCGGAAGCCATCGCACAGCTGACAGAAGGTATTCTCCGGGGCGAAAAGTTTCAAACCTTACTGGGAGTAACCGGCTCTGGCAAAACCTTTACCATTGCCAATGTCATCCAGAACGTGCAAAAGCCCACCCTGGTGCTCACGCACAACAAAACCCTGGTAGCCCAGCTGTATGGGGAATTCCGACAGTTTTTCCCCGAAAATGCCGTTGAATACTTTGTTTCCTATTACGATTACTACCAGCCCGAAGCTTATATTCCGGTTACCGATACCTATATTGAAAAAGACCTGTCTATCAACGAAGAGCTGGATAAGCTCCGGCTGAAAGCTACTTCCAGCCTGCTGTCCGGCCGACGCGACATCATTGTGGTGGCCAGTGTAAGCTGCATTTACGGCATTGGCAACCCGGCAGAATATGAAAGAAGCATTACCCGCATCCACAGGGGGCAACAAATCAGCCGGAGCGCCTTCCTGCGCTCTTTGGTAGAGGCCTTGTATAACCGCACCACGGCTGATTTTACCCGGGGTTCGTTTCGTGTGAAAGGAGATACCATAGAAGTCTATCCGCCCTATGCCGATTTCGGTCTGCGGATTATTTTCTTCGGAGATGAAATAGAAAGTATCGAACAATTTGACCTGCAAACCGGCAAACGCCTGCTGGAAATGGAGGATGCAGCTATCTTCCCCGCTAATCTCTATTTGGCTCCGCGGGATCAGTTCCAACAAATCCTCCAGGAAATCCAGGATGAGCTGGCTGCTCAGGTGGATTATTTCCGGTCTCAGGGAAAATATCTAGAAGCCCAGCGCCTCCAGGAAAGGGTTAATTACGACCTGGAAATGATCCGGGAATTAGGTTACTGCAATGGCATAGAAAACTACTCCCGCTTTTTTGATCGCCGTGCGCCCGGCACCCGTCCTTTCTGCCTGCTGGACTATTTCCCGAAAGATTATCTGATGGTGATTGATGAAAGCCACGTGACCATCCCGCAGGTAGCCGGTATGTATGGGGGTGACCGCTCACGCAAGCTCACATTGGTGGAATATGGATTCCGCCTGCCATCGGCACTGGATAACCGCCCGCTCAACTTCCAGGAATTCGAAAGCCTCCTGAATCAGGTCATCTTCATGAGTGCTACTCCCGGTGAATATGAACTGGAAAAATGTGAAGGGGTGGTGGTGGAACAGGTGGTCCGTCCAACGGGATTGTTGGATCCTCCCATTGAAGTGCGACCCAGCCAGAACCAGATTGATGAACTGCTGGATGAAATTGATAAGCGCGTAAAAAAAGGCGAACGCGTCCTGGTAGCCACGCTTAGCAAACGTATGGCCGAAGAGCTGGATACCTATCTCAAGCGGCTCCAAATCCGGTCTAAATATATCCACAGTGAAATTGATACCTTAGAACGAGTGGAAATCCTCCGGGAACTGCGCCTGGGGAAAGTGGATGTAATTGTGGGCGTGAATTTGTTGCGGGAAGGGCTTGACCTGCCCGAGGTTTCCCTGGTAGCTATCCTGGATGCCGATAAAGAAGGCTTTCTGCGCAACCAGACCTCCCTGACCCAGACAGCTGGCCGTGCAGCACGTAATGTGAATGGGCTGGTGATTTTCTATGCCGATACCATCACGGAAAGCATGCAGAAAACCATTGACGAAACCAATCGCCGCCGGGAAAAGCAAATCCGCTACAACCAGCAACATGGCATCACCCCCCGGGGCATTCAGAAATCCGTGCGCCAGATTTTGGAACAAACCTCTGTACTGGACATCCGCGAAGGCGAAATGCCTGCTGATACAGATTCTCCTGAACAACTTCCCCTTCAGGCCGTCGCCGAACCTGAGGCAGAATATCTCTCACCTGCCGAGCTAGAAAAACGCATCCGCACCCTTAAAAAAGCCATGGAAAAGGCCGCACGTGAACTGGATTTTATGGAAGCCGCCCGGCTGCGGGACCAGCTTTTTGCCCTCCAGCAAAAACAAAACGCTCGCAAATAA